The genomic interval GCCGGAGCCGCGGCGGCGGCCGGGGCCTCCTTGGCGGCGGCCTTGCCATTGGCCTTGCCAGGCTGAACGGCCGGCGCGGGCACCTCCAGCAGCTTCGTGTTGAAGATGGGACGGCCGGCACCATCGTTTCGCTCGAAGACCTCGCGCCAGCTCGCATCCACGCTGGTGGGGTCCTCGAGGTAGCGGGCGTAGAGCCCCTCGATGAAGTCGATGTTGGCGCCGGAAAGGAACGTGTCCTGGAAGTTCGCCATGGCGTGTCGTCTTTTACTGGAAGGCCGCCCCGTTGGGGGTTTTTCAAGGCATCTTTGTGGCCTACCCGAGGCATACCAGGGCCCGGGCCGGTTTGAGCGGAGCAGGTGGATTCATGCTCCTGTTGAGCCCAGCTTCACCTCGGAAATCCCAGGGCGGGACACGCCCGTCCTCCCTGGGATGGGAAGACCCGGACACCCGGGGACTCCCCGCGCCCGTTTCGTCCCGTTCCGGTCGAAAGGAGTGCTAGACAGCGCGCTCTTCCTCCTTCCCCTCCCACGAGGCGGTTTACATGCTGCTTAAGGGCAAGAAGCTGCTCATCACCGGGGTGCTCACGCCCCAGTCCCTCGCCTTCGGCATCGCCGAGCACGCGCTCGAGCAGGGCGCGGACATCATCCTGACGGGCTTTGGCCGGGCCATCTCGCTCACCGAGCGCAGCGCCAAGCGGCTCAAGCCGGGGACCGAGGTGCTGGAGCTGGACGTCACCAACTCCGCCCACTTCACCGCGCTGACCGGGGAGCTGCAGAAGCGGTGGGGCCAGGTGGACGGGGTGCTGCACAGCATCGGCTACGCCCCGGACGATGCCTTGGGCGGCAACTTCCTCAACACGCCCTGGGAGAGTGTGCAGACGGCGTTCCGCATCTCCACGTTCTCCCTCAAGGAGCTGGCCGTGGCGTGCGCGCCGCTGATGCCGCCGGGCAGCTCCATCGTGACGCTGGACTTCGACAACCGCGTGGCGTGGCCCATCTACGACTGGATGGGCGTGTGCAAGGCGGGCCTGGAGGCCACGGTGCGCTACCTGGCGCGCGATTTGGGCCCCAAGGGCATCCGGGTCAACGCGCTGGCGGCGGGTCCGCTGTCCACCATGGCGGCCAAGGGCATCCCGGGCTTCAAGGCGCTGGAGCAGTACTGGGGCCAGCAGGCGCCCCTGGGCTGGAGCTCCAAGAACAGCCACGAGATGGTGTCCCGGACGGCGTGTGCCCTTATGTCGGACTGGATGCCCTCCACCACGGGCGAAATGATCCACGTGGACGGTGGCTACCACGCCATTGGCGCCCCGCCGGTGCCCCCCGAGGCGGTGGAAGGCGAGCAGCCCGCAGCGGCCAAGCCGCCAAGCCCCTAGTCCGAGGGCGGGCTCCGCCCGAGGTCATTCGGCACCTGCCCATCTTTGTTGGAGTGGGCGGGTGTCCTGCTTTCTCCCGTGGGAGCCCTCACGGTAGAGTCTCCCACGTATCGCAAGGGTGACCCGCGTGGAGCGGCCCCGTGCGCAGGAGCCGTGGCACCGTGAGCACCAACAGCACCCACAGCAACAGCGCCAAGGTCTTGCTGGTGGACGACAGCCCGACCGTCCGGAACATCGTCAAGATCTACCTCATGAACCTCCGGGTGGAGGCCTTGGAGGCGGACGATGCGGCTCGCGCCCTGAAAATCCTCCAGCTCGTTCCCGTCAATCTGGTCATCGCCGACATCAACATGCCGGGGATGGATGGCATCACCTTCGTGAAGGAGGTGCGGGCCAGCCGCAACGCGCAGCTTCGCTCGGTGCCCATCCTCCTGCTGACCGCGGAGAAGAATGTGGACCTGCGCCAGCGCGGCACGGAGGCGGGCGCCAACGCCTTCATCCAGAAGCCGGTGTCCCACCACGAGCTGACGGAGACCGTCCGTCAGTTCCTGTCCAAGGCCTGATGCCGTGAGCCTGCCGTCCCTGCTGCTCGTCGACGACAGCGACGCCATCCTGGCGCTCGAGCGCGCCATCCTCTCCGGCCACTACACCATCCACACGGCCAGCAACGGCCGCGAGGCCTTGGACAAGGTCTCCCGGCTGATGCCCGCCGCGGTGTTGTTGGACCTGTCCATGCCGGAGATGGATGGCGACGAGGTCCTCCAGCGGATGAAGGCGGACCCCGCCACGGTGGACATCCCCGTCATCATCATCTCCTCGGAGAAGTCGCGCGCGGAGGCGTGCCTGGGCCTGGGGGCGGAGACGTTCCTGGCCAAGCCCTTCCGCGCGGACGAGCTGCTCTTCGCCGTGGGCGAGGCCCTGGCCAGCTCCCGCCGCCGCGCGCGTACCGGCTCCCTGCTGGTGCTCCGGGTGACGGTGGGCACGCTGGAGTTCGGCATCCCGTTGGACTCGGTGCGCGAGGTGCTCTTGCAGCCCTCGACGCGGCCGCTGCCCACCGCGCCGTCCTATCTGCGTGAGTACGTGGAGGTGCGGGGCGAGGCGCTGTGCGTGCTGGACGTGGCGCGCCGGCTGGGCGTGGAGCATTCGCTGCCGCGCGTGGAGCGGATGCTGGTGGTCATCCAGGTGGATGGGGTGGCGCTGGCGCTCGCGGTGGACACGGTGAAGGACCCCGAGGAGTTCGGGGCGGCGGACATCGACCGGCGGGAGCGCGTGGGTGGCGCGGACCACGGCCCGTTGCGCGAGGGGCTCATTGGCATGTTGCGCGTGGGTGGCCGCTTGTTGCCCATCCTGGACCCGAAGGTGTTCGTGGCGCGCGGGCTGTTGCGCGAGCTGCCCAAGCTGGTGGAGGCCGCGGAGGCCGGGCGGAGCGCATGAGCGCAGAGCTTGACCCGCGTCTTCTGTCCCGAGCGCGGGAGGTGGTGTCATCCATCACGGGCTTCCGCGAGGACGCCATCGCCGCGGAGGCCATGGAGCGCGTGGTGCGCGGTGAGCTGGCGAAAGGCCGTTCGTCCGCGGACCTGCTGGGCGAGATGCTGTTTCCCCAATCGCCGCTGGCCAACACGCTGGTGCGCGCGGCGCTGGTGGGAGAGACGTACTTCTTCCGCCAGCCGGAGCACTTCCGCTACATCTCGCAGGAGGGTGTGCCCGCGGCGCTGCGCCGGGGCGCGCTGGCCCTGCGCGGTTGGAGCGCGGGCTGCTCCACGGGGGAGGAGGCGTACTCGCTGGCCGCGGCACTCCAGGCCTCCGTGCCGCAGGGCTTTCCGGTGGAGGTGATGGGCACGGACCTGCACGAGGCCAGCCTGGAGACGGCGCGCCGCGCGTCCTATGGCACCTGGTCCCGCCGCGAGTCCGCGCCGCGCCTGTTCCCGCTCTACCTGGAAGGGGCGGACCGGCAGGTGACCATCCTCCCCGTCGTGCGCCGCATCACCACCTTCGCGCAGTCCAACCTGCTGGCGCCGCTTCCCGAGCGGTTCGGCCGCTTCGACTTCATCCTCTGCCGCAACGTGCTGACCTATTTCTCCCCGGCCGCGCGCGACGCGGCCATCGCGCTGCTGGCGCGGACGCTCAACCCCGGGGGGCTGCTCTTCCTGGGCGCGGTGGAGGCGGACCGGGTTCCCGCGGGCATGGTCCGCGAGGGGACGCCGGAGCTCCAGGTGTTCCGGTTGCTTGCGCCCGGAGAGTCCGCCACCCCCGCGCCGGTGACGCGGGTGATTGAGCGCGCCGCGCCCGCCGTGATTCCGGTCCGCAGGCCCAAGGCCGCGCCCGTGCCGGTGCCCGCGCAGGTGACGCCGCCCCCGCCGCCCTCGCGGCTGCACCTGGATGCGCTGGAGCGCATCGAGGAGGGCGACGCGAACGGGGCGTTGGCGGTGCTGGAGTCGCTGGTGCGTCAGGCTCCCGACTACCTGCCGGGCCTCTTGGAGCTGGCGCTCTTGCGTGAACGCTCCGGCGCGCGCGAGGCGGCGGTGCCGTTGATGCGCGCCTTGCGCATGCGTGCCGAGCGGCTGGCTCCGGACCAGCTCGTGGATGGGCCGGAGGCCCTGCCGGCGCGGTTCTATCAGGCGTCCGCTGACGCCTACCTCAACCAGGGGGCGCTCGAATGAAAATCCTTCCCAGGAGCATGGAAGAGGCCCAGGAGCAGGAGGCCGCGGAGCTCCTGGAGCGCCGCGCGTCGCGGCTGCGCGAGCAGACCGAGACGACCGTCGAGGAGGCGGTGCACTGGATTGCGGAGTTCCCCCTGGGCGAGGAGCGCTACGCGCTGTCGCTGGAGATGCTGCGCGCGGCGCTGCCCCTGCGGATGGTGACGCCGGTGCCCTTGTCCGCGCCGCACGTCGTGGGGGTGTTGCGCTTCCAGGGCCAGGTGCTCTCCGCGCTGAGCCTTGCGTCCATGCTGGGCGGGCATGGCTGGCGGCAGGACCCGGCGGTGCTCCTGGTGGTGGACCGGGGTGACGGCGAGCTGTGCGCGCTGGACTGCGAGGCCATTCCCCGGCCCACCACGCTGCCCATGAGCGCGGTGGAGGCCGCGCGCGTGCGGGCCGAGGGGCCGGTGACGGAGGTCTTCACCCACGACCGGCAGCTCATCCACCTCATCGACCTCAAGCGCTTGTTCGCCGTGCGCTCGACGGGAGGACGCAATGCCCGTTGACCCGATGCTGCAAGGACTGGTAGCGGGCTTCGCGGTGGAGGCCCAGGAGGTCATCCAGAAGGTCACCATGGACCTCTTGGAGCTGGAGCGCGAGGGCCTGGACTCGACCGCGCTCTCCAAGCTCTATGTCCGGTTGGGCCGCCACCTGCACACGCTCAAGGGCAGCGCGTCCAGCTTGGGCCTCCAGGACCTGGGCGACATCGCCCACAAGCTGGAGGACGCGCTCGCGCCGCTCAAGGCGAGCACGCAGAAGATGCCCCGGTCCGTGGTGGACGTGCTGCTGCACGGCCTGGACCTCTTCATGCTGCGCGCCCAGGCCCATGCGGACGGGCGCGGTGACGCGCTGCCGGACCCCGCCGCCGCGCTGGCGCAGTTGGTGGCGGAGGGTCCCGCGCCGGACCAGGTCGGCGCGAGCGCTGGGGCGCCCTCCAGGCCCGCCGCGGTGGAGCCGCCTCCGGTCGGCGTGCCCGAGGAGTCAGCGTCGCTGGACGGCGCTTCGGCGATGAACCCGGACGCGCTGCCGGAGTCGGCGGACACGGGCTGGCGCGTCGGCGCGCGGCAGGTGACGTCGCTGATGCGCGAGGTGGAGCGGCTGCGCGAGGTGCGCCTGCGCGTGGAGGAGCGCGGCCGCGAGTTGGAGCGCGTGGTGACGGTGCTGGCCAAGCAGGGCCTGCTGGCGGAAACGGCCGAGGCGCGTACGTTGCTCGCCGGCACCGCGCGTCTGTTGCGCACCGACAGCGAGGAGACGAGCGACATCGTCGACGCGCTGGAGGAGGGCCTCAAGGCCATCACCACGCGTCCGGTGCGCACGATTCTGGACCCGCTCCAGCGCATGGTGCGGGACCTGTCGCGGCAGCTGGGCAAGGAGGCGCGGCTGTCGGTGGTGGGCTCGGAGCTGTCGCTGGACCGGCGCCTCTTGGAGAAGCTGCAGGGCGCGCTGGTGCACCTCTTGCGCAACGCGGTGGACCACGGCCTGGAGATGCCGGTCGCTCGCGAGAAGGCGGGCAAGCACCACGAGGGCGCGCTCACGTTGCGCGTGGAGCAGCAGGGCAACCTCCTGTTCCTGGAGTGCGCGGACGACGGCGCGGGCATCGACGTGGCGCGGGTGCGCAAGGTGGCCGAGTCGCGAGGCCTCCTGGCCGCGGACGAGGGAGACCGGCTCAACGACAACCAGCTGCGGGACCTCGTCTTCCGCCCGGGCTTCAGCACGCGCAGCGACGTCACGGACACCTCCGGCCGGGGCGTGGGCCTGGACGCGGTGCGCGCCTCGGTGGAGGCGCTGCAGGGCCGCATCGAGGTGAACAGCACGCAGGGCCAGGGCACGCGCTTCGTGATGACGTTGCCGGTGGACCTGGGCAGTTCGCCCGTGTTGGTGGTGCGCGCGTTGGAGCAACTGGTGGGCCTGCCGATGCTCGCGGTGGAGGCCACGCAGCTGGCCCGCGCGGACTCGCTGCGCATCGGCAAGCGCAAGGCGCACCTGGAATACCAGGGGCAGCTGTTGCCGGTGGTGGACCTGGGCGCGCGCCTGGGCCTGCGGGCCGCGGCGCCTCCGGCGGAGGGCCAGCCGCTGCTCATCGTGCAGAGCGGTGGCAAGCGCGTGGCGCTGGGCGTGGACGCGGTGGTGGGCGACCGGGACCTGGTCATCCGGCCGCTGCCCCTGGAGGTCCGCGACGTCCCCGCATGGCAGGGCGCGGCGACGCTGAGCCGCGGCGAATTGCTCCTCATCTGCCGGCCGGACTGGCTGGTGACGGAGTCGAGCCAGACGACGGTGGCGGCGCAGCGGCGGGCGCTGGTGGTGGACGACTCGCTCACGGCGCGAGCGCTGCACCGGGCCATGCTGGAGGCGGGTGGCTTCAGCGTGCACCTGGCGGCCAGCGGGGCGCGAGCGCTGGAGCGGCTCCAGACGGACACCTACGACGTCGTCATCTGCGACCTGGACATGGAAGAGATGGACGGCACGCAGCTCATCGCGAGGTTGCGGGACAAGCGGGAGACGGCGTCGCTGCCGGTCATCCTGGTCTCCGCGCATGACAGCGCGGCGGCGCGGGAGCGGGGCCTGGCGGCGGGGGCGGATGGTTATCTCAGCAAGCGCGAGTGTGCCGCGGGACGGCTGCTCGCCGAGGTGCTCGACGTGATGAGCCGCAGGGGAGGGCGCGCGTGAACAACCGTCGCCCCATTCGTGTGCTGGTGGTGGACGACTCGCCCACCATGGCCAACACGCTGACGGCCCTGCTCACCGAGGACCCTCGCATCGAGGTCGTCGGCCGCGCCGGGGATGGCAACCGCGCCGTGCAGCTCGCGCGGCTGTTGCGCCCGGACGTCATCACCATGGACCTGCTCCTGCCGGGCCTGGATGGACCGGCGGCCATCGCGGCCATCATGTCCCAGGCCCCCGCGCGAGTGCTCGTGGTGAGCGCGGTGGCCGAGCAGCGCGGCGTGGACCTGGGCTTCCAGGCGATGAGCGCCGGCGCGCTGGAGCTCATCGGCAAGCCCAACGTCACCAACGTGGAGGAGCTGCGCCGGTGGGGCAAGGACCTGGCCCACTCGGTGTGCCTGATGGCG from Myxococcus stipitatus carries:
- the fabI gene encoding enoyl-ACP reductase FabI; translation: MLLKGKKLLITGVLTPQSLAFGIAEHALEQGADIILTGFGRAISLTERSAKRLKPGTEVLELDVTNSAHFTALTGELQKRWGQVDGVLHSIGYAPDDALGGNFLNTPWESVQTAFRISTFSLKELAVACAPLMPPGSSIVTLDFDNRVAWPIYDWMGVCKAGLEATVRYLARDLGPKGIRVNALAAGPLSTMAAKGIPGFKALEQYWGQQAPLGWSSKNSHEMVSRTACALMSDWMPSTTGEMIHVDGGYHAIGAPPVPPEAVEGEQPAAAKPPSP
- a CDS encoding response regulator, with the translated sequence MRRSRGTVSTNSTHSNSAKVLLVDDSPTVRNIVKIYLMNLRVEALEADDAARALKILQLVPVNLVIADINMPGMDGITFVKEVRASRNAQLRSVPILLLTAEKNVDLRQRGTEAGANAFIQKPVSHHELTETVRQFLSKA
- a CDS encoding response regulator, with the translated sequence MSLPSLLLVDDSDAILALERAILSGHYTIHTASNGREALDKVSRLMPAAVLLDLSMPEMDGDEVLQRMKADPATVDIPVIIISSEKSRAEACLGLGAETFLAKPFRADELLFAVGEALASSRRRARTGSLLVLRVTVGTLEFGIPLDSVREVLLQPSTRPLPTAPSYLREYVEVRGEALCVLDVARRLGVEHSLPRVERMLVVIQVDGVALALAVDTVKDPEEFGAADIDRRERVGGADHGPLREGLIGMLRVGGRLLPILDPKVFVARGLLRELPKLVEAAEAGRSA
- a CDS encoding CheR family methyltransferase translates to MSAELDPRLLSRAREVVSSITGFREDAIAAEAMERVVRGELAKGRSSADLLGEMLFPQSPLANTLVRAALVGETYFFRQPEHFRYISQEGVPAALRRGALALRGWSAGCSTGEEAYSLAAALQASVPQGFPVEVMGTDLHEASLETARRASYGTWSRRESAPRLFPLYLEGADRQVTILPVVRRITTFAQSNLLAPLPERFGRFDFILCRNVLTYFSPAARDAAIALLARTLNPGGLLFLGAVEADRVPAGMVREGTPELQVFRLLAPGESATPAPVTRVIERAAPAVIPVRRPKAAPVPVPAQVTPPPPPSRLHLDALERIEEGDANGALAVLESLVRQAPDYLPGLLELALLRERSGAREAAVPLMRALRMRAERLAPDQLVDGPEALPARFYQASADAYLNQGALE
- a CDS encoding chemotaxis protein CheW yields the protein MKILPRSMEEAQEQEAAELLERRASRLREQTETTVEEAVHWIAEFPLGEERYALSLEMLRAALPLRMVTPVPLSAPHVVGVLRFQGQVLSALSLASMLGGHGWRQDPAVLLVVDRGDGELCALDCEAIPRPTTLPMSAVEAARVRAEGPVTEVFTHDRQLIHLIDLKRLFAVRSTGGRNAR
- a CDS encoding hybrid sensor histidine kinase/response regulator, with protein sequence MPVDPMLQGLVAGFAVEAQEVIQKVTMDLLELEREGLDSTALSKLYVRLGRHLHTLKGSASSLGLQDLGDIAHKLEDALAPLKASTQKMPRSVVDVLLHGLDLFMLRAQAHADGRGDALPDPAAALAQLVAEGPAPDQVGASAGAPSRPAAVEPPPVGVPEESASLDGASAMNPDALPESADTGWRVGARQVTSLMREVERLREVRLRVEERGRELERVVTVLAKQGLLAETAEARTLLAGTARLLRTDSEETSDIVDALEEGLKAITTRPVRTILDPLQRMVRDLSRQLGKEARLSVVGSELSLDRRLLEKLQGALVHLLRNAVDHGLEMPVAREKAGKHHEGALTLRVEQQGNLLFLECADDGAGIDVARVRKVAESRGLLAADEGDRLNDNQLRDLVFRPGFSTRSDVTDTSGRGVGLDAVRASVEALQGRIEVNSTQGQGTRFVMTLPVDLGSSPVLVVRALEQLVGLPMLAVEATQLARADSLRIGKRKAHLEYQGQLLPVVDLGARLGLRAAAPPAEGQPLLIVQSGGKRVALGVDAVVGDRDLVIRPLPLEVRDVPAWQGAATLSRGELLLICRPDWLVTESSQTTVAAQRRALVVDDSLTARALHRAMLEAGGFSVHLAASGARALERLQTDTYDVVICDLDMEEMDGTQLIARLRDKRETASLPVILVSAHDSAAARERGLAAGADGYLSKRECAAGRLLAEVLDVMSRRGGRA